The following is a genomic window from Longimicrobium sp..
AGATCACTTCGAGAACGGGACGATGACGCGACCGAACCGCACGCACGCGCTTCTCGCCGCCGGACTGCTGCTCGCCGGCTGCGAGCGGGGGCCCGTTCCCGAGACGCCGCCGCGGCAGGTGTCCGAGTCGCCGTTCCAGTATCCGGAAGACCTGTGGGACGCCCAGGTGGAGGGGCAGACCACGCTGAAGCTTTTCATCTCCGAGAACGGCACCGTCGACACGGCGCGCATCGACCGCGGCAGCGGCTACGCGGCCTTCGACTCCGCCGCGCTGGCGGGGAGCCGGCAGCTGCGCTTCCGCCCCGCCACGCGCGGCGGGAAGGCGGTGGCCGCCTGGTTCCTGCTACCCGTGCAGTTCGAGCTGAACACGGCCGATTCGGCCGCCGCGCCCTCGCCGCCCCGGCCGGCGCCCGACACCAGCAAGACGAAATGACCGATACAGGCAGCTCCATCGACTTCGCCAGCACCCGTCCCCGCCACGAGCGCCCCTACGACAACGTGGTGCAGACGATCGGGTGGACGCCGCTCATCCGCCTGAACCGCACGGCCGAGGGAATCCGCACGCCGGTGTACGCCAAGGCCGAGTTCATGAACCCCGGCGGAAGCCTGAAGGACCGTATCGGCCCGGCGATCATCGAGGCCGCCGAGCGCGAGGGCCGCCTCCTCCCCGGCGGGACGGTCGTCGAAGGCACCAGCGGGAACACCGGCGTGGGCCTGGCCCTGGCGGCCGCGATCAAGGGGTACCGCTGCATCTTCACCCTCTCCGACAAGTTCAGCCAGGAGAAGGTGCGGCTGCTGAAGGCGTTCGGCGCCGAGGTGATCGTCACCTCCGCCGCGCTCGCCCCCGACCACCCCGACAACTACGTGAACCTGGCGAAGCGCATCGCCGAGGAGACGCCCAACGCGATCCTGGCCGACCAGTTCTACAACCAGGCCAACCCCGAGGCGCACTACCGCACCACCGGCCCGGAGATCTGGGAGCAGACCGGCGGCCGGGTGACGCACTTCGTTTCCGCCGCGGGGACGGGGGGGAACCTCACCGGCGTGGGCCGGTTCCTGAAGGAGCGCAACCCCGCGGTCCGCATCGTGGGCGGCGACCCCGAGGGCTCCATCCTGAAGCGCTACTTCGACACGGGGGAAAAGGGCGAGGCCGCGCCCTTCAAGGTGGAGGGGATCGGGCAGGACAAGATCCCCGGCACGCTGGACATGTCGGTGGTCGACGAGTGGCGCACGGTGGACGACCGCACCGCGCTCTCCCTCGCCCGGCGGCTCACGCGCGAGGAGGGACTGTTCGCCGGCGGATCGTCGGGCCTCATCGCCCACGTGGCGCTGCAGGTGGCCCAGGAGGTGGACGATCCGGACGCCTGCGTGGTCTTCGTCCTCTGCGACACCGGCGAGCGCTACCTGAGCAAGGTGTACAGCGACGACTGGATGCGCGAGAACCGGATGATGGACCCGGCGCGCGTCTCGGCGGAAGACGTGGTGCGCGGGAAGAGCGCGGGGGCTCCGCCGCAGCTCATCTCGGTGGCGCCCGAGACGCCGGTGCGGCAGGCGCTGGCCTTCATCACCAGCCACAACGTGTCGCAGCTTCCGGTGGTGTCGGCGGGCGACTGCGTGGGGCACGTGTCCGAGAGCACGCTGATGGGGCGGGTGCTGGAGAACACGGCGGTGCTGGAGCAGTCGGTGCAGCACGTGATGGACGCGCCGCTCCCGGTGGTGGACGGCCACGTGGAGCTGCCCAGCGTCACCCGCCTCCTTTCCAAGAACCCCGCGGTGCTGGTGCGCCGCGGCGGGCGCCTGGAGGGGATCGTGACGCGCTACGACGTGATGCGCTACGTGACCAACGAGGCCTGATCGCCCGCCGTGGCGCATGTGGAGCGCGCGGGAGCCCGCACCCCCTGCCGGGCGCGGGCTCCCGCCCGTTTCTTCGTCCACATCACGGATCGGGGCGGGATGAAGTCCTTGCCGTAAATTGCATAATCGTTACATTTGCCGCGTACCCCGCGGAACACTGATACCTTAGGTTGGCGCAGGTCCTCGTACGCGGGGCCACTCCCCCAATCATCATCACCACAGAGGGACACTCGATGAAACGAGTCACGCAGACGGCAGCCCTGCTGCTGTGCGCGTTGATGCTGGCATTCGCCGGCACCGCCCGCGCGCAGGGCGTTACAACGTCGGCGCTGGCCGGGCGGGTCACCAACGCGGAGGGCGCCGGCGTGGTCGGCGCCCAGGTGGTGGCGACCAATACCCAGACCGGAACGCAGTACCGCGTCGTGACCCGCACCGACGGCCGCTACCAGCTGCAGGGGCTGCAGCCCGGCGGGCCGTACAGCATCACGGTGAGCGGGCTGGGGTACACGGCCTCGACCCGCAGCGGCGTGCGCATCGCGCTGTCGCAGACGGAAGAGGTGAACATCACGCTGGCCGCGCAGGCGGTGGCGCTGCAGGGGATCACGGCCACGGCCGACCGCGGCGCGGTGCTCTCGCCCGGCCGCACCGGCGCGTCGGCGGTGATCAGCGACAGCGCCATCACCCGCCTGCCCACCATCAGCCGCGACTTCACCGACTTCACCCGCTTGGTGCCGCAGGTGAGCACCTCGGGGCTGGGAAGCAGCGGCGCGGGGCGCAACAACCGCTACAACAACATCCAGATCGACGGCGCGGTGAACAACGACCTGTTCGGCCTTGCCGGCAGCGGCACGCCGGGCGGGCAGGCGAACACCAAGCCCATCACCCTGGAGGCCATCCAGGAGTTCCAGGTGGTGCTGGCGCCCTTCGACGTGCGCCAGGGCGGCTTCACCGGCGTGGGGATCAACGCGGTGACCAAGTCGGGCACCAACAAGCTGGACGGCACGCTGACCTTCTTCGGGCGCAACCAGGACCTGGTGGGCAACTACCGCTTCGTCCAGGCCGACAGCAGCGCCCGCTCGAACGACTTCGCCAACTTCCACCAGTACGAGAGCGCCTTCTCGCTGGGCGGCCCCATCGTCCGCGACCGCGCCTTCTTCTTCGTGGCGGCCGAGATCTCGCGCCGCGCGGCGCCCACGGGCAACTTCATCGACGTGCGGAACAGCCCGGGGATCAGCATCCCCAAGGTGAAGGCCGACTCGGTGGTGAACATCCTGGACAGCCAGTACGGCTTCAACCCGGGCTCGTTCGGCGACGTGGACCTGCGCCGGCAGAGCAACAACATCTTCGGGCGCCTGGACTTCAACCTCTCGGCCAACAACCACCTGACGCTGCGCCACAACTACGTGGACGCCTGGGACGACAACCTGGGCACCCGCAGCGACAACAGCTACAACTTCTCGCTGGGCGGCTACCGCTTCAACAGCAAGACCCACTCGACGGTGGGGCAGCTGAACAGCACGCTGTTCAGCCAGATGTTCAACGAGTTCCGCGTGGGGCTGACCACCATCCGCGAGAGCCGCGGGCTGCCGGTGAGCCCGTTCCCGCGCGTGCAGGTGGACCTGCCCAACACCTGCGCCGGCGGCTCGAGCTGCTCGCTGCTGGGCGGGCCCGAGAACTCGTCGGTGGCCAACGCGCTGGACCAGGACATCCTGGAGATCACCAACGACCTGAGCTTCGCGCGCGGCATCCACAGCTTCACCGTGGGCACGCACAACGAGTTCTTCAAGTTCAGCAACCTGTTCGCGCAGAACATCTACGGCTTCTACCGCTTCACCAACATCGACTCGCTGCGTGCCGGGCGGCCGAACCAGTACCAGTTCTCGTACTTCAACTCGGACAACCCCGAGGCCAACGAGCGCGCCGAGTTCCCGGTGCGCACCTACTCGCTGTACGCGCAGGACAAGATCGGGCTGACCACCAACTTCACCTTCACGGTGGGGCTGCGCCTGGACTGGACCAACCTGCCCAAGAACCCGGGGAACAACGAGCTGTTCGCGACGCGCTTCGACAAGGTGTTCGCCGACAGCGGGCTGGTGTTCGGGCGGCGCACCAACGAGGTGCCGTCGAGCAACCTCACGTTCAACCCGCGGGTGGGCTTCAACTGGGACGTGCTGGGCGACCAGAGCACCCAGTTCCGCGGCGGCGTGGGGCTGTTCCAGGGCCGCGCCCCGTACGTGTGGATCTCGAACGCCTACGGCAACACGGGGCTGGACTACATCCGCTTCACCTGCAACGGCTCGGCGAACTCGCCCAACTTCGTGACCGACCCGAGCGCCCAGCCGCGCGGCTGCCGCAACCCGGCCAACGGCGCGATCCTGCCGGCCAACGCGGCGCCCAGCGACATCAACACGGTGGACCCCGACTTCAAGGCGCCGCAGGTGATGCGCGGGTCGCTCGCGGTGGACCGCGAGCTGCCGATGGGGATCATCGGGACGATCGAGGGGCTGTACAGCAAGAGCATCAACGACCCCAACTACCGTGACCTGACGGTGGTGGGCACCCGCCGGACGGCCGCGGGCGCCGACTCGATCATCGAGGGCCGGGCGGTGGCGCGCCGGTTTACCGCGCAGGGCTTCGGCAACGTGTACGACATCTACAACACCAGCCGGAACTACAGCTACAGCATCACCGGCCAGCTGCAGCGGCCGTTCCGCGACGGGTGGGAGGCGTCGGTGGCCTACACCTTCGGCCACGCCTACGACGTGAACGCGGTGCGCAGCAGCACGGCGGCCTCGCAGTTCCGCTTCAACCCGATCGCCGACAACCCGAACGACCCGCCGCTGCGCCGTTCGGACTACGACGTGACGCACCGGATCGTGGCGGACCTGACGCGGCAGTTCCTGTTCATCCGCCGCGCGCCCACCGACTTCTCGCTGATCTACGTGGGCGAGAGCGGGCGTCCGTACTCGTACACGTACAACGGCGACATCAACGGCGACAGCCAGAACGCGAACGACCTGATCTACGTTCCGGCGTCGCAGGGCGAGGTGCGCTTCGAGCCGCTGAGCGCGAACAACCCGATCTCGCCGGCGCAGTCGTGGGCCAACCTGAACAACTTCATCGAGCGGGTGGACTGCCTGCGCGAGAACCGCGGCAAGGTTCTGCAGCGCAACGCCTGCGAGCAGCCCTGGAGCAACCGCATCGACGTGCGGATCGCCCAGACGCTGCCCACGGTGCGCGGCCAGGGCCTCCAGCTGACGATGGACATCCTGAACTTCGCCAACCTGCTGAACCCCGAGTGGGGGAACAGCTCGTTCATCAGCAACCAGAACGAGGCGCTGCTGTCGCGGGTGAACAACAACACCACCGACACGAACGGCCACGTGCTCCTGCGCGCCTTCGCGCCGAAGCCGGTGACGTTCCAGACCAGCGACCTGAGCTCGCGCTACCAGATCCAGCTGGGGATCAAGTACAACTTCTGATCGCCGGTTAGATCGGGCGGGACCCGGCGGGGGTGGCGCAAGCCGCCCCCGTCTTCTTTTTCCGGCGCCGCGGATCGTGTTCGCGGCGCGGAAGGACGGCTGCATCGCGCCCGCGATGCGGCCGTTTCGCGTCCGGGGGAGGTGCGCGCCGTCGGCGGATCCACCGGCGACAAAAGACATGGTTCACGCAGAGAAGCAGCGAAACGGAGATCCCTCCGCGCTCCTCTGTCTGGCTTCCTCGCTCCCTGATGATGAATCCATTGAAGAATCTGCACAGGAATCGTTATCTGATACCGGATCTGGCAATCATCTGTGCATTACAAACGCACAGAGAGACGTCATCCTGAGGCCGACCACACCATCGTTGCCCCTGCACGAGCGATTGCAGGCCGAAGGATCTGTATGCGAGGTCGCACGTGCGCTTCCGGATTGCACGATCAATCCCCAAATTCGGTATGAGTTGTTTTTAAATGATCTACTCCAAATCAATGGATGAGACATTGTTCGAGTTGATCGCTGAACACGGCTGGTGCAGAAATATCGGGTTTGTCTCCGGCGATTGAATAGTAAAGGCGGGTATTGTAGTGTCCGCGTGCCTCCATATCCCACCCCGGCGCCGGGACGTGCGCCGGAAGCTGGCTCCCCACTTCCCACCGGGCGGGGTGACGCGCCGGGCGGAGGCAGGCAGGACTACCACGGACCGCGCGAGCGCCGCGCGGCCGTGCGGTGCGGCGATCCCGCGTCCCGTTCACCCCTGAGGAGCCCCATGCGTAGAAGCGTGAAATTCCTGTCCCTGGCCGCGATGCTGGTGCTGGCCGCGGCGTGCGACCGGCAGCCCACCGATCCGGCGGCCGCGCGCGAGCCGGGCGGCCTCGCGCCGCTGCGGGCGGCGGCGCCCGGAAAGGCCATTCCCGGCGCGTACATCGTGGTGCTGCAGGACGGCACCAACCCCTCCGCGGTGGCCGCGGCGGTGAACGCCAGCCCGCGCTACACCTGGACCGCGGCGCTGCACGGGTTCGCGGCCACCCTGAACCCGGGGCAGCTGAACGCGCTGCAGCACAACCCCCGGGTGAAGTACATCGAGGAAGACCAGATGGGACAGATCGACGGCACGCAGTACGGCGCGCCCTGGGGGCTGGACCGCATCGACCAGCACGACCGGCCCACGAACGGAACCTTCGTGTACGAGCGGGACGGCTCTGGCGTCCACGCGTACGTGCTCGACACCGGGATCCGCGCCAGCCACGTGGAGTTCGGCGGCCGCGCCTCGGTCGGATACGACGCCGTGGGCGACGGGCAGAACGGGAACGACTGCAACGGCCACGGGACGCACGTGGCCGGCACGCTCGGCGGCGCCACCTACGGCGTGGCCAAGGGAGTGACGATCGTGGCGGTGCGCGTGGCGACGTGCGGCGGCGGGGTGGCCGCGTCGACCGCGATCGCCGGGTTCAACTGGGTGGCCGCGCACCGGGTGCTGCCGGCCGTGGCCAACGCCTCGTTCGGCAACTCGCCCAGCCAGGCCGAGGACGATGCGGTCAACGGGATGATCAACAGCGGCGTGACCCTGGCCGCCTCGGCGGGGAACAACAACGGCGACGCATGCCAGCAGACGCCCTCGCGCGTGCCCGCCGCGCTCACGGTGGGCGCCACCGGCACCAACGACGCGCGCGCGGTGTGGACCACGACGCCGAACCAGGCATCGAACTACGGTACCTGCGTGGACCTGTTCGCCCCCGGGAGCGGCATCCTGTCCGCCTGGAACACGTCCAACACGGCCAGCGACACGCTGAGCGGCACCTCGATGGCCAGCCCTCACGTGGCCGGCGTGGCCGCCCAGTACCTGCAGGACAACCCCACGGCGACGCCGGCGAACGTGGCCGCGACCATCACCGGGTTCGCCACGCTGGGGAAGGTCACCAACGCGGGGTCGGGGTCGCCCAACCGGCTGCTGTATTCGCGCCTCCCGCTGCCGGCGCCGAACGTCACCGTCACGTACCCGGGCGGCGTGCCCACGCTGTCGTGGCCGGCGCTCACCGGAGCGCAGCAGTACTCGGTGACGCTCACCATCCGGCACGTGAGCGAGGACGCGTACGACGGCAACACGGTGTTCGAGGACAACGAGTGGCTGGGGATCACCACCGACAACGGCTTCGTCGACAGCGGCCGCAGCTACACGGGCGCGTGGACGTGCATCCTGAACCAGTCGATGTACGGCCAGCAGTACGACGAGTACTACTACGACGTCGAGGTGACGTATCCCGAGAGCACGCGCATTACCCGCGTGACGGCCGACGTGGGGCAGTGCGCGTACTGACCGGCGCGGCTCGGCGCGCGCCGGCGTGACCGGCGAGCCCGGACGAACGAAGCGGGGCGGCCACCGTGGCGGCCCCGCTTCGCCTTCCGCCGTCCGTTACCCCCTACCGTCCGACGCCCATCCGGCGCTCCAGCTCCTCCACGCGGGTGCGGGCGACCTTGAGCTTCACGCCGTTCTTCAGGCGCACCGCGTAGTCGCCGCCGCCGCCGCGCAGCAGCGTGTCGATCACGTCCAGGCGGACGATGATGGAGCGGTGGATGCGCAGGAAGCGCGCGGGGTCCAGCCGCTCTTCCAGCGCCTGCATCCGCTCGCGGATCACGTAGCCGCGCTCGCTCGTGTGCAGCTCGGCATAGGGGCCGCTGGCGGTGATGTACTCGATCTGCGAGACGGGGACGACGCGCACCTGGCCCCGCATCTCCACCGCGATCCGCTCGGTCCAGGGAGATGCGGGCGCCGGGGCGGGGGAGGACGCCGCCGCCCCGGGGAGGGGATCGTCCGTCGCCGCCGCCGGCGACGCGGAGGCGGGGACGGCGCCGCCGCCCAGCAGGGTGCGGAGGCGGCCGGCCAGGCGCTCGACCTCGGAGAGCTCGGCCAGCTTGCGCGCGCGGCGGAAAGCCTGCTCGAAGCGCTCGTCGTCGTACGGCTTCAGCAGGTAGTCCACCGCCGCCACGTCGAAGGCCTGCAGCGCGAACTGGTCGTACGCGGTGACGAAGACGGTCACCGGCATCCGG
Proteins encoded in this region:
- a CDS encoding energy transducer TonB, which codes for MTRPNRTHALLAAGLLLAGCERGPVPETPPRQVSESPFQYPEDLWDAQVEGQTTLKLFISENGTVDTARIDRGSGYAAFDSAALAGSRQLRFRPATRGGKAVAAWFLLPVQFELNTADSAAAPSPPRPAPDTSKTK
- a CDS encoding pyridoxal-phosphate dependent enzyme, with translation MTDTGSSIDFASTRPRHERPYDNVVQTIGWTPLIRLNRTAEGIRTPVYAKAEFMNPGGSLKDRIGPAIIEAAEREGRLLPGGTVVEGTSGNTGVGLALAAAIKGYRCIFTLSDKFSQEKVRLLKAFGAEVIVTSAALAPDHPDNYVNLAKRIAEETPNAILADQFYNQANPEAHYRTTGPEIWEQTGGRVTHFVSAAGTGGNLTGVGRFLKERNPAVRIVGGDPEGSILKRYFDTGEKGEAAPFKVEGIGQDKIPGTLDMSVVDEWRTVDDRTALSLARRLTREEGLFAGGSSGLIAHVALQVAQEVDDPDACVVFVLCDTGERYLSKVYSDDWMRENRMMDPARVSAEDVVRGKSAGAPPQLISVAPETPVRQALAFITSHNVSQLPVVSAGDCVGHVSESTLMGRVLENTAVLEQSVQHVMDAPLPVVDGHVELPSVTRLLSKNPAVLVRRGGRLEGIVTRYDVMRYVTNEA
- a CDS encoding TonB-dependent receptor; amino-acid sequence: MKRVTQTAALLLCALMLAFAGTARAQGVTTSALAGRVTNAEGAGVVGAQVVATNTQTGTQYRVVTRTDGRYQLQGLQPGGPYSITVSGLGYTASTRSGVRIALSQTEEVNITLAAQAVALQGITATADRGAVLSPGRTGASAVISDSAITRLPTISRDFTDFTRLVPQVSTSGLGSSGAGRNNRYNNIQIDGAVNNDLFGLAGSGTPGGQANTKPITLEAIQEFQVVLAPFDVRQGGFTGVGINAVTKSGTNKLDGTLTFFGRNQDLVGNYRFVQADSSARSNDFANFHQYESAFSLGGPIVRDRAFFFVAAEISRRAAPTGNFIDVRNSPGISIPKVKADSVVNILDSQYGFNPGSFGDVDLRRQSNNIFGRLDFNLSANNHLTLRHNYVDAWDDNLGTRSDNSYNFSLGGYRFNSKTHSTVGQLNSTLFSQMFNEFRVGLTTIRESRGLPVSPFPRVQVDLPNTCAGGSSCSLLGGPENSSVANALDQDILEITNDLSFARGIHSFTVGTHNEFFKFSNLFAQNIYGFYRFTNIDSLRAGRPNQYQFSYFNSDNPEANERAEFPVRTYSLYAQDKIGLTTNFTFTVGLRLDWTNLPKNPGNNELFATRFDKVFADSGLVFGRRTNEVPSSNLTFNPRVGFNWDVLGDQSTQFRGGVGLFQGRAPYVWISNAYGNTGLDYIRFTCNGSANSPNFVTDPSAQPRGCRNPANGAILPANAAPSDINTVDPDFKAPQVMRGSLAVDRELPMGIIGTIEGLYSKSINDPNYRDLTVVGTRRTAAGADSIIEGRAVARRFTAQGFGNVYDIYNTSRNYSYSITGQLQRPFRDGWEASVAYTFGHAYDVNAVRSSTAASQFRFNPIADNPNDPPLRRSDYDVTHRIVADLTRQFLFIRRAPTDFSLIYVGESGRPYSYTYNGDINGDSQNANDLIYVPASQGEVRFEPLSANNPISPAQSWANLNNFIERVDCLRENRGKVLQRNACEQPWSNRIDVRIAQTLPTVRGQGLQLTMDILNFANLLNPEWGNSSFISNQNEALLSRVNNNTTDTNGHVLLRAFAPKPVTFQTSDLSSRYQIQLGIKYNF
- a CDS encoding S8 family peptidase — its product is MKFLSLAAMLVLAAACDRQPTDPAAAREPGGLAPLRAAAPGKAIPGAYIVVLQDGTNPSAVAAAVNASPRYTWTAALHGFAATLNPGQLNALQHNPRVKYIEEDQMGQIDGTQYGAPWGLDRIDQHDRPTNGTFVYERDGSGVHAYVLDTGIRASHVEFGGRASVGYDAVGDGQNGNDCNGHGTHVAGTLGGATYGVAKGVTIVAVRVATCGGGVAASTAIAGFNWVAAHRVLPAVANASFGNSPSQAEDDAVNGMINSGVTLAASAGNNNGDACQQTPSRVPAALTVGATGTNDARAVWTTTPNQASNYGTCVDLFAPGSGILSAWNTSNTASDTLSGTSMASPHVAGVAAQYLQDNPTATPANVAATITGFATLGKVTNAGSGSPNRLLYSRLPLPAPNVTVTYPGGVPTLSWPALTGAQQYSVTLTIRHVSEDAYDGNTVFEDNEWLGITTDNGFVDSGRSYTGAWTCILNQSMYGQQYDEYYYDVEVTYPESTRITRVTADVGQCAY
- a CDS encoding LytTR family DNA-binding domain-containing protein encodes the protein MTAPLRVLIVDDELLARQRLEDLLARESDVAVAGAASDGDEAVEAIRTLRPDVVFLDVQMPGKTGMEVVREIGPDRMPVTVFVTAYDQFALQAFDVAAVDYLLKPYDDERFEQAFRRARKLAELSEVERLAGRLRTLLGGGAVPASASPAAATDDPLPGAAASSPAPAPASPWTERIAVEMRGQVRVVPVSQIEYITASGPYAELHTSERGYVIRERMQALEERLDPARFLRIHRSIIVRLDVIDTLLRGGGGDYAVRLKNGVKLKVARTRVEELERRMGVGR